The Pedobacter ginsengisoli region CGAACTGGTGTGAAAGCGTTCCTGTACTTCATTAATCAGGCTGTTAATTTCCAGACAGGTTATCGGATCTAGTCCTGCTGTAGGTTCATCATACAGCATAATTTCCGGTCTTAATATCAATGTTCTGGCAATACCAATCCTTTTTCTTTGTCCGCCTGATAATTCCGAAGGCATCTGGTTAATGGTATGCAATAACCCAACTGCATCCAGCATTTCTTCAACAGAACTGGTTATTTCACCTTTTGTCAGTTTTCTTTGATTTCTAACCAAAGGGAATACAAGGTTCTCTCTAACAGTCATACTATCATAAAGTGCACTGTTTTGAAACGAAAACCCTACTTTTAGCCTAAGTGCCAACAGTTCTTTATAGGTAATCTGGTCAACATGCTGGTTTAGCACTTTAACTTCTCCAAGATCGGGAGTTAACAGCCCAACCACAATTTTTATCAGTACAGATTTACCAGTACCTGATTTTCCCAATACTACCAGGTTTTCGCGTTTATAAAGCTCTAAGTCAACACCTCTTAAAACATGGTAGTTGCCAAAAGACTTATAAAGGCCATTAATTTCTATTACTTTTTCTTGTTCTGACAGGGGCTTTTTTTCTTCCATAGCTTAAAAATTAGGTCCTGAATAAACCAAAAAACTGTACTGAAACCACTTCCTCAATAAAAATAAGGAACATGCCAATAACTACTGCTGAATTTGCAGCCTTTCCTACACCTTCTGTTCCTTTTGATGAGTTATAACCCTGGTAGCAACCTACCATTCCAATTGTAAAACCAAATATAACAGCCTTAATAGTGGATGCTGTAATATCTAAAAAGCTAATCGATTCCAAAGAAGACTGAAAAAACGCCTTTGCACTTGTGCCCTCGCTTAGTGAAACATTTAACAATGCACCCAACATACCTACCATTGCAGTGTAGAATGTAAGGATAGGGATAGTAATTGTTGATGCAAGCACCCTTGTGGTTACCAGAAATTTAAACGGATTGGTTGCTGATACTTCCATAGCGTCTATTTGCTCTGTAACCCTCATTGATCCTAATTCGGCTCCAATACTTGAACCTACTTTTCCGGCAGCAATAAGAGAAGTTAATAGGGGAGCAAGTGTTCTCAGGAGCGCAATCCCTACCAATGATGGAAGCCATGAAGTTGCTCCAAATTCAGCAAGTGATGGTCTGGATTGCTTGGTAAATACAATGCCTGTAATAAATCCGGTAAGTGAAATAAGCGCTAAAGAGCGGTAGCCAATGTCATAACACTGCTTCATTAGTTCCTTACCCTCATAAGGAGGCAAAAAGCCTTCTTTAAAAAAGCGGCCCATAAACTGAAAAACATCATAAAACGTTATAAACATTCTGGATAATTTACCAGGTGTTTTTACTTCATCATTTGAGGTTTCCTGGCTCTCAGCTTTTTTCTCCATGTATATGCCTTAATATCTTATTATTAGATTTAGAATGTTACTATCATAAGGTTTTTGACAGCGATCACTCACTATCAAATTATGCGCCATAATTATGCAAAACTAATATTCGACAGTATAAAAAATTGTATGCTATCGTCATTTTTACATGATTTTTCGCAAATATGCAGTATTTTTTGGGTGTTTTTGTCTTGTAAATGTCCCAATATATAAACGGAATACCGGCTAAAAAGGTTTTAAAAAAGGCGGCCATATTTTATGACCACCTTTTCTTGTATTACCTGCCTCCGGGAGGACAGTTTCGTTGTAAAAATTCTGTGTAGGTTAAGGCAAGATGCTCTGAGGTACCTTCGCCTTCATTTATGCTATGCGTTCTGTTAGGGTACGACATTAGTTGAAATACTTTTCTGTTTTTTATCAGCTCATTGATCAGCATCTCTGCATTTTGATAATGTACGTTATCATCACCCGTTCCATGGATGTACAAAAGCTTACCTTGCAGGTTTTTTGCATATGTAATAGGAGAGCCCTTAACGTAGGCTTCTTTGGTTTTTAATGGCGAACCCATATACCTTTCCTGGTACACATTATCGTAGGTTAGCTGATTTCCTACGGCCGCAATGGCGATACCGGTTTTGTATATTTCAGGGTATTGGAACATCAGGTTTAATGTTGATGAACCACCACCGCTCCATCCCCAAACAGCTACTCTGTTTTTATCTACAAAAGGCCATTCCATTATTTTTTTAGCAGCCATAGCCTGATCGCGGATGTTTAAAGTGCCTATTTTTTGGAAAATACTTTTACGCCATTCTCTTCCTTTAGGTGCAGGAGCTCCTCTGTTTTCAACTGAAATATAGATATAGCCATCTTTAGGCATATCGCCGGCATACAACCAGTTACGCCCGGCACCGTAAGTATCAGTTACAGTTTGCGAAGCAGGTTCACCATAAACATAAAACACTACAGGGTATTTTTTAGTCTGGTCAAAATTATCAGGCTTTTTCATCCATCCATCCAGTTCAACCCCATCCTCAGTAGTTACTTTAAAAAATTCTACTTTGTTTTTTGGCGGTTTCATTCGCCCAAGCTGATTGGTTATACTACCTTCCATAGTTAATGGGTTTAAGGTAGTAAGTTTCATCCATTCAGTAATTGGGGGTACTATAGCACTTTGATAAGTGTGACGGGCGAATACTCCATTAGGAGATATCTCGTAAGAGTGGGTGCCTTTCAGAATAGAAGGGGTAACCATTTCAGCTTTGCCACCACTAAGCTTGGTTTTAAATAAATATTTCTGTGTAGCATTTGTTGGAGAAGCAATAAAATAGATCTGACCATTTTTCTCATCTATTAATGAATTCTCAATCACATCGAAATTACCCTGGGTAATTAGCGTATGCTTTTTACCGTCTTTACTGATGCGGTAAAGATGACGCCATCCGTCGCTTTCGCTCATCCAGATAAATTCTTTACCACCATTTATCCAGTCCCATCCTTTGGCAACATCAATCCATGCCTTATCAGTTTCTGTATAAATGTTTTTTACCTCGCCGCTTCCTGCATCAGCAACAAATAACTTGCTTACATTTTGCTCACGGTTTAATTGCTGTAAAATTACTTCATTGCTGGCTGGAATCCAGTCCATTCTAGGGATATAGTTTTGAATCTGATCTCCGGGTACATCCAGCCAATTGGTTTTTGCCGAAGCAATGTTAACGATACCAACTTTGCAGGATGAAGGATTTTCGCCAACTTTAGGATATTCAACCGGAATAGTAAATGAATAGATAGAATCTGTGTTATCTATCATTAAAAAGTTTTTGATTTTAGAAGCATCTAACTGCCAGTAAGCTATAGACTGACCATCAGGGCTCCATCTAAAACCGTCCCTGCAATCAAACTCCTCCTCATATACCCAATCAAAAGTACCGTTAATTAACCTGTCAGTACCATCAGTTGTAAGCGCTTTGCTGGTTTTAGTCATTAAGTCATCAACATACAGATTGTGCCTGCTTACATAGGCAACTTTATTCCCATCGGGAGAAAATTTAGCAAACATTAACGACGAAGCAGGCTTATCTTTTCCAACCTGGGTAACCTGATTGGTTTTCAAATCGGCTACATAGTAGTCTCCGCGTGTTTCATAACGCCAAACCTTTTTGCTGTTGGTATAAAGCAGAACTTTGGTGCCATCTTCAGATATCTGGAAACTTTTGATGTCATTTAATCCACTGTTACCGCTTGAGTAAAGCAAGTTCCTGCTAACAATAGTTTTTCTCTCGTTTTGAGGCAGGCTTATAGATACAAGTTCACCCTGGCTTACCTCGTAATATGAATTACCATCTTTAGCCCATTTAATATCCTGAGCGTTGGCTTTTCCAAGTAGTCCTAAGGTAAAGACTAAAGCCAGTTTAAAAAAAATGTGTTTAAAGTTCATTTTTATAGTTCAATAAATTGCTGATAAACGTTTTGTAGGTATGATTTTGCACTGTTAAGTGTTTTTAAAGTTAGGTCTTTACGCTTAGCATTACTATTGTATAATATTGTTTTACCTACATTATCAAAGGTAACACATTGCTGGTTATCGATAAAGCCCATCCCATTATCCCAGCTAAAAAATGCAAAATGTTTTGCATAAGGATTTAAAAGGTTTTTGCTCCATACAAATTCCTTTGCACTGATGTCCAGCTGTGCAAGTATTGTAGCGGCAACATCGGCCTGACTACCTACATCATTAAATTTTGCACCCTTAAATTCATCTTTAATCACATCTCCGTAAAATAGTAAGGGCACATGATAACGTTGAGGGACATAAATTTCGTGACTGTTTTTAGGTAAAATATGGCCGTGGTCTGCAATAAACACAAACAGCGTATTTTTATACCAGCTTTCCTTTTTAGCATTGTTTAAGTAAGCATTAATACAGGAATCGGTATAATGAGCAGTGCTTTTAAATTTTGCAATGTTGTCTGCTTCTCCAAACTTGTAAGTACCCGGCAAGCTATAAGGCTCATGATTGGTAAGCGTAAGCAGGGTAGAGAAGAAAGGCTGTTTTTCCTTATTTAGATCTTCAATCTGTCTCTCAAAAACTGCCTCATCAAACTGTCCCCATTTGGTTACCTTTCCGCCTTTAAAGTTATTTCGGTCAATCAGTTTCTGGTAATTGTGGCTCAGAATAAAAGCTTTGTAATTGTCAAATTCAGATTCCCCTCCGTAAAAAAAAGAGGTTTGATAACCATTTTTAAAAAACGGCTGAGAGATGCCCGGGATTTTCTGCATTTTTTCTGGCCATTTTACAATACTACCAGCCGCAAGAGTAGGGAAACCGGCCAATGTAGCCACCAGCCCTTTATCGGTACGGCTTCCTGAAGAATAGATATTGCTAAAAAGAACCCCCTTATGTATTAACGTATCAAAATTAGGCGTAATGCCATCCTCATTACCAAGTGTTTTGGTCAGATCAGCAGTAAAGCTTTCAATAATTACCAAAACTACATTTGGCCTTTTGGTTTTAAGGATGTTGATTGTTGTATCCTTTGCAGGAGTGTAAAGTTCTTTAATATTTGCATCGGCAACCTGCTTACTTAAGTAATTATAAGGATTAGTTTTGGTCATCCGGGCTGCAATTGCACTCGATATCAGGTTCCATTCTGTATTTACTGCGGCATGATTTAAAACCTGTTCTTTAGAGAAATAGGCCATGCTTTGATTAATTGGAGAACCGCCAAATCCGCCTCGTATTAAAAGAAAATTTAAAAAGAACAATATAATCACGGCAATTCCCCTTAGCCAGATCGGACTTGCCTTAAATTCAAGTTTTCTGAGCACAACATGGCGCTGTAAAACAAAGCCTATTACAATTAACAGAACAAGTAGCGATAAGGTTAAGCCAATAGGAGAGGAAGCGCTGGATGCAAGGGCTTCATTTGGAGTTGAGATAGCAAAACCTACAGCCTTGGCATTTATTTTACTACCCCATTCCCTGTAAATATTGAAATTTACTACAGAGATAATGCTGAATAATACGATAAGGATTTTGTTGTAAACGGTTAGCCATTTTAACTCTACCACCTTGCGGCCATTTAAAAGCCAGTATATGTAGCTGAAAAGTGGAATTGCAAGTATGTATGCCACCATTGACAGGTCTAGCTTGAGGGCGTGATAAAAAGTTGCCATGATTTCCGATAAGGGAACCATGGCAAGCTTTTTTGAATTTATAAAGATAAATGTAAGGCGGTCAGCAAAAAAAAATAACAGCCAAAACAGAAAGAAACGCGTAAAGAACAAGAAGCTTTTTAACATTTTATTTTAATGTTATTGG contains the following coding sequences:
- a CDS encoding ABC transporter ATP-binding protein, producing MEEKKPLSEQEKVIEINGLYKSFGNYHVLRGVDLELYKRENLVVLGKSGTGKSVLIKIVVGLLTPDLGEVKVLNQHVDQITYKELLALRLKVGFSFQNSALYDSMTVRENLVFPLVRNQRKLTKGEITSSVEEMLDAVGLLHTINQMPSELSGGQRKRIGIARTLILRPEIMLYDEPTAGLDPITCLEINSLINEVQERFHTSSIIITHDLTCAKAVGNRVAMLLDGKFERQGTFDEVFNTNDERVKPFYDYNFIQ
- a CDS encoding MlaE family ABC transporter permease, which gives rise to MEKKAESQETSNDEVKTPGKLSRMFITFYDVFQFMGRFFKEGFLPPYEGKELMKQCYDIGYRSLALISLTGFITGIVFTKQSRPSLAEFGATSWLPSLVGIALLRTLAPLLTSLIAAGKVGSSIGAELGSMRVTEQIDAMEVSATNPFKFLVTTRVLASTITIPILTFYTAMVGMLGALLNVSLSEGTSAKAFFQSSLESISFLDITASTIKAVIFGFTIGMVGCYQGYNSSKGTEGVGKAANSAVVIGMFLIFIEEVVSVQFFGLFRT
- a CDS encoding S9 family peptidase, giving the protein MNFKHIFFKLALVFTLGLLGKANAQDIKWAKDGNSYYEVSQGELVSISLPQNERKTIVSRNLLYSSGNSGLNDIKSFQISEDGTKVLLYTNSKKVWRYETRGDYYVADLKTNQVTQVGKDKPASSLMFAKFSPDGNKVAYVSRHNLYVDDLMTKTSKALTTDGTDRLINGTFDWVYEEEFDCRDGFRWSPDGQSIAYWQLDASKIKNFLMIDNTDSIYSFTIPVEYPKVGENPSSCKVGIVNIASAKTNWLDVPGDQIQNYIPRMDWIPASNEVILQQLNREQNVSKLFVADAGSGEVKNIYTETDKAWIDVAKGWDWINGGKEFIWMSESDGWRHLYRISKDGKKHTLITQGNFDVIENSLIDEKNGQIYFIASPTNATQKYLFKTKLSGGKAEMVTPSILKGTHSYEISPNGVFARHTYQSAIVPPITEWMKLTTLNPLTMEGSITNQLGRMKPPKNKVEFFKVTTEDGVELDGWMKKPDNFDQTKKYPVVFYVYGEPASQTVTDTYGAGRNWLYAGDMPKDGYIYISVENRGAPAPKGREWRKSIFQKIGTLNIRDQAMAAKKIMEWPFVDKNRVAVWGWSGGGSSTLNLMFQYPEIYKTGIAIAAVGNQLTYDNVYQERYMGSPLKTKEAYVKGSPITYAKNLQGKLLYIHGTGDDNVHYQNAEMLINELIKNRKVFQLMSYPNRTHSINEGEGTSEHLALTYTEFLQRNCPPGGR
- a CDS encoding LTA synthase family protein, with amino-acid sequence MVPLSEIMATFYHALKLDLSMVAYILAIPLFSYIYWLLNGRKVVELKWLTVYNKILIVLFSIISVVNFNIYREWGSKINAKAVGFAISTPNEALASSASSPIGLTLSLLVLLIVIGFVLQRHVVLRKLEFKASPIWLRGIAVIILFFLNFLLIRGGFGGSPINQSMAYFSKEQVLNHAAVNTEWNLISSAIAARMTKTNPYNYLSKQVADANIKELYTPAKDTTINILKTKRPNVVLVIIESFTADLTKTLGNEDGITPNFDTLIHKGVLFSNIYSSGSRTDKGLVATLAGFPTLAAGSIVKWPEKMQKIPGISQPFFKNGYQTSFFYGGESEFDNYKAFILSHNYQKLIDRNNFKGGKVTKWGQFDEAVFERQIEDLNKEKQPFFSTLLTLTNHEPYSLPGTYKFGEADNIAKFKSTAHYTDSCINAYLNNAKKESWYKNTLFVFIADHGHILPKNSHEIYVPQRYHVPLLFYGDVIKDEFKGAKFNDVGSQADVAATILAQLDISAKEFVWSKNLLNPYAKHFAFFSWDNGMGFIDNQQCVTFDNVGKTILYNSNAKRKDLTLKTLNSAKSYLQNVYQQFIEL